The DNA sequence CTTCGTTATTGTACCGTGGATTAATGCGCATGGGTTCATGTGGGTGGGCATTGAGTTGATGCTGTTTCAGATTGTAGGCGGGTTGATTGCAATGCCGGTTGCGTTTTGGGGGAAGAGTGCGAGACAGGCTATTGCGGGGAAGTGGGCGGATGATAGGAGTGGGGCGCTGAGGCCGTTGTGAGTGAGGTGGTCGTGCAGTGACGCGCGCCACTTTTGTAGCTTGCGTATCTTTGGGGGGAGTGACATCTTGAGGTAGACAATGTATACTTACCTGTAACCCTTTCTCTTTTGTTGGTAAATGATGGTAAAGGTGAGGGTGTGTTTCTTTTGTTCAGGTTTTCTATTGGCAGGATGATCCGAACTGGACCCGTTGAAGGTTTTCTATGTATTTTAATCACATTTTCTTTTTCCTGTCTCTTTCGGTACATTCTACGTCGGTAACCGCATCTTATGCCGAAACCAAGACCCGTTCGTCCCACTCACACTAACTGACCCATACTCCACCAATACCAGCGTACAGTCTACCCAACGACAATTAATCTCTGTCGTAAATACCCCGATAAGTTCTGACATCCTTCTCCGCCATACCAAGATCTCGCATTTTAACTATCGCTCCGCCCGTAACCTTTTCAATGTCGCGAAAGACATGCGCTATAGGCGTCATATACGCCATAGACGTCACATTGTTAGCGGCAATGGTCAAGCCAACAGCGATAGCCCCCTCTGATGAGTACTCATTCAATAGAACGACGCTTCCCAAGTCACCTTCCTCAACGAATTCAGTGATGTCGTCATCTGATCTGATGCCAAAGGCAAACACGATTCCATCCAACGTATTCTCTTTGAACTGTAGTGACAAGCCTGATAGTCCACTCTTTTTGAAGTTCAAGATGCTTGGAACGGCGCTGACTCTTCCAGTTGTCCATGTGGTAGTTCTTCCTTTCTTGGCTACATTGTAGTTCTGTTTGGGATGGAGGTTTTGGTACGATTTGACGTGGGCACCACCGTAGATGCAGGTTTTTGTTACACTGAAATGCTTAACCCAGTTTGTTGTTGCTAGAGGAGACCGCACCTTGATAAGAGCCCAATTCAGAGCCCAGCCAAAGTCGCCGCCAACGCCTTCAGAATAGTCGGGGTTTTTGGATTTTCGGAAACCCGACGATGCATACAAGGTCCCCAAGAACCTATTTGCTGTGCGATGTGATTCAAGCGCGCTTTCGACTTGGAAACCAATCATCTCTAGGCAGAGGTCATCAGTTTCCTTGGTTCTCTCAGCCCTTTCCATCATACATCGGTAGAAGCCATTATATGGTAGGTTCCCAGTCCGACATTGCTGTTGTCTCTTTTCCCAGTATCTTTTGCTCCTGCAATGGTCTGCATCAGACGGACACATCAAGGTGAGTATACCGTCTTTCACAAGTGAATGGTCGGGTTTGATAGCCTCACCAGCTTTCCAAGACGTCATGTCGCCACTTGCGATTACGTGATAATTCGTGAGTGCGAATGCGCCGAGGTCGTGCCCTTCGCTGTTTTGGAGCTCGATTGCCATGCCCAACGTACCTGACCGCCGTTGTCCTCCTAGGCCAATTGATGTTCCCATAGAAACTATCCCATAACCCGCAGATCCGCCGATGTTAAAGATGGTACGGTCCTCTGGCTCCTTCTCATCATCGCCATTGACAGCCAGGAGGGCTGAATGCTGGCGTACCTCAACTCTAAAGCATGAGCCGACCGTCTTATGGATTGATGGCAGTATATCCCGGAACCATATATCTTCGTCTGCATCCAATGCAGATATGAATATTGTGGGGTATCGAGTGGGTTTACGAGAATCGCCGACGAGACAGTAGAGTACGTCTATTGCAAGCCAATTGCTTGGTTGCAGTCGTTGGATTACCTGGCGCTGTACTTTCTCCCATGTATCGATGATCTCACGGTCATCCCCTCCAATAATCTCCAAATTTGTTCCATTAGCGGCCAGTGTGTCTATGATTTCGATAGCCATGTGGAATCCGCTGTCTAGTAGGAGGCGTCTGATTCTTCTTACGGCATTGCCCCATCGTGCATACTGACCAGCCACCGTGATATCTGACTCAATGAGCACGCTGATGGGGAGGTCGTCTATGTTATCGTTCACGCGGAAACGTCGTATGGGACGAGCGCCATAGCGCGCATAAACGTGCTCCTTTAGGATTTTTGTGATTGGAGCCCAGAGCTCGAACCATCCGGGGAAAGGCTCAAGACCAGCTGTTTGCAAAGGAAGCGTGCGCAGAGTGGGACTTCCCACTCTGTAGTCGAGTCTAATGTCCAAGAGTTCTTCTGTGATCTGCATAGTGGCGAATACGTGGGGGCGGTAGAATAGGGGTATGGATGGCATTTGGTCGTTTTGTTGCTCTGGAAGTTACAGGATAAGGACTCTTTCTTATACGTGCGAAGTGTTTTGTTTCCTCTACAGTACCATGGTACCCATTCGTAGCGCAGGAATGAAAGAACCATAGATAAAATGATTTTAGCGAGGCCTCTACCGAACTTTTTCACACTGACCTTACCTATTCCGGGTATTACATAGTTTTCCCATTTGGGTAGCCAAAATGCAGAATCTTGTATATTTTCCTCATAGACGATGCTATACTCTGTAGATCCTCGCTTGGAGACTACCGTACGTATAGCTCATCCAATACCTTTGACGTCAATACTTCGAATCACTTCAAAATGTATCTGCGTATCGTGTATTCTTTTCCATAGGTATCGCTGCCAGAAGAATACCGAGTAGAGATGAGACCTGCGAATAGACTATTGCGCTAGGCTCTGTTGCCGATGCGATGGACGTAGTTATCGGCAGGTTGTTTCGATGCTTTCTATCTCGTGACTGGCAGCAGTGATAGCGCGCTCGATATAGGTATCGTGTACTACATATGTGTAGAATCGAATAGGTACGACAAGCTTCATACTGTTCATACACTAGCTAAATTCTATAATCTTGCGTACTGGGTATGCTAGAGCAGCTGTTCTCGCTTCCTATCCGTGTCACTACGTTCTTGATACGTTTGGTCATGTGAAAGTGAAATTTGATCTTGCTTAAACCTCAGCATCCAGCTTGCCGGTGAATCTTGATTCATCTACAGCATTCATGTTCTGTTGCATGTTTGTAGCAATTGCGCTGAACAAGAGTCATAAGTACCTAGGTACATCTATTTCCCGTGTAGCCTATTCTGAACATGCACTTAGATGAAAAATTTCGTTCACTCCACGTATTCACAATTTCACTGACTTTGTTATTCGTGATTGGTAGGAAGGTGCTTCCTCGCGTGGCGAAGGTGGACACGACGGGTTTGCTATGTGTGCTGATGGCTTTGCTGGCGTGATATAGCAGAGCCTTGGGGGACCACGGGACGATGGTGTTGATTCAATTCTGATATATCGGACTGCGTATCTTGATGTAAGTGCAGAAGTTAGATGGGAAGACACTTGTTGGTGACCGTAGATGTTTGAGGTAGCTGTTAGATCCAGGGTTGATTTCGAAGTTTGTGACTGATGAATCTTGAAAGGCCTCTGCTTTCCGTTCTTTATTGTGAAAATGCAGTATACAAACCTTGTCCGTGGTATTTGTTTTTGGCCTCTAATGTTGGTTGATCAGACAGATCACGTGTTCTGTGCGCGAGGCTGCATGTACACATAGTCATATGGAGATGTTTCGTACTATCCAGATCATCGATGCGCGACAATCGTTTGCTGAAATGGCGAATATCAGTCGATTGACTATTCTTGCGCTTCTATTCGTACGGTTGACGTTCGTCTCGGGTTTGTTCAGCATGAACACGGATAATCTGCCTGGAAAATCGCACTTTTGGCTGTATCTCGCTGTTGCGATACCTGTAACGATCTTTGTCTTTCTCGTAGCGAAGCCGCCTACGGCAATGATGTCGAGGTTATCAGTATGGCTTGATGCTAGAGGTTGGAATGAGAGGCGTATAGTAACGCCGCACCCGAGGGACACAAGAGAAGTGATGTGCAAGGTCTAAAAAAGCGATGGAGAGCAACTCAAAAAAATCTGCATCAGTTGTATCTTGTTTCTTCTCTACATTGATTTACAATTGATATTCATTCATCGCCATGGCCCAGCTGAGCATTTGAATTGGTAGAGATGAGTTCAATTTTGCTTCTGCCTGTAACACAATGTCAGTCTGGTTCGACCCTCCTACTATGCTGTTGGCAGCCTCGCGTATCTTTAACTAGTCCACTAAGATTTGTGTAGGTCGGCCATGATCCGCATCTGACGGAGACATGACAGTAAAAATAACGTGTTTGAGGAGTAAACAGTAGAGTTCGACAGACACAGAAGTAGATGGTGGAGCACAACTTGAATATTGGTGGACATTACTTAAGGCCAGACCAGCTGCCTGAGAATTAACAAATATGCCGCAAAGCCTGTATAGTTTGCGACGGATCTACCAGGTGTGCAGAGCAGGGTCAGATCTGGTCAAGTTGTAGCAAGGTGGACAAGGTTGGATGGATAAAATGATTTACCACTACAATCGTCTCACTATACACAGATGTTATACATCTTCATCCGCTCAATTCTCTGCCTCAGGCGTCCACATGCTCTCTCGGCGACGTACTTCTATAGTCGTCGGCCGTGGAACCATTGTCCTCACAACCCACATCTTTTCTGGTGGCTGCGCGAATGGCTTGATATGATAATTAAGCAGCAATTCCGCAAAAAGTATCTTGAGCTCATACGCGACAAAGAAACGGCCGGGGCTGCTTTGCGTTAGTCTTCATTTTTGACGCAATAAGAGTATAAGAAGAGCAGACTTACCAAGCATGTCTGCCATGGCCGAATGGAAGATGCTGTGTAGACGTCGCTACCATCCCCCGCTGCTTCATCTTCAACACATCGACGTTCCTCTTCTCTTCTGCGCTCATAGCCTCGTACGCCTCTCTTTCCCGTGAATATCTAAACGCGTCATAAACATTTGGGTTGTCGGTGAAATTCGGTTCGACAGCCATCTGTGCCCATGGACATGATATTGTATTTCCATACTCGACGTGAGTACCATCGGGTATGATGACGCCTTGTTTGGCGACGACCTTACGGTCTGAGAAGGTGGCTGAAAGCGGTGCTATACGCTGGGATTCACGGATCGCGGAGTCCATTTTGTACATACGGTTGAGGCCCTGTTTTGTCCATCCACCCTCTTCCTGAAGGACACGATAAGCTTCTTCCCGTAACTTGTAGACTACATCTGATCCAGCGCTTATGATCTGGCTCAAAATGTCGTAGGCCGTCAATGCTGTAGTGTGAATGCTTGCAAAGTTGAGTGGCAAGATGCGCTTAGCGATGCGGTCAGGTTGCATTTCTTCGTGCCGGCCCTCTTGCTTCGCCGTGCGATAGCACCAGGTGATAAAGTCGTTTGGTTCCTGCCAGTCCTTATATTCAGGATCCCCGGAATCCTTCTTCTCGATCTCTGAAATGCGCTGCTTGACCAGCGGCAAGGTAAACTTCGAAGAGAGCCAGTAGTGGTACTTTGGAGCTAAACTCAACAAAGGTCCAATAATAGGATGCAGGAAGTCCGGAACCACAAGCAGAATAGCCGAGTTTCTGATAACATCCTCGGTGAAGCCCAGTATAGCATCCAAGAACCTTTGGTCATAACATATGGTCTCTCCAACCAGCAAATGATTGGTGAGAAGTGGGATCATATCTATAAACGACTGCAACAAATCCAGCTTTTTCCATTCTTGAGTATCCGTTCCATAAATATTCCGCACAGAATCGGTAGCGTCCTTGGCTAAGCCCGGTATTATCGCGTTAAGATTCTTCACGAGATGTTTGTGAATCACATGCGCATGGTAGGAATCGGTAATTATTGCCGGATCTACGAATGAGTAGTCGCCCCGCAACAAATCATAGTGGGCCGCTTGCGAACTCAGGACATTGTCTGGTTGATCGAACATCCAGCGCAGCTGATCCGGTGGAAGGACAATCTCGGCCGGCATCCCAAGCGTGGAAGGCAACACAAAAGCATTGCCTTTACGGCTGTACTTCTCGTAACCTTGCGATACCCAGTATTTGCTTTCCGTGACGGCGATAAAGTTGCGAAGATCGGCAATCCAGCTTTTTCCGTAGCCCACCCATGGTAAACTGTTGGGTGGCCTTGGGGCTGTGACGAAGCCGTAGATAGTTGTACAGACCCAGTACGTGATAACTGCGGTAGCGATATGGTAAAACGTGAATACGGATGTCGATTCGGTTGCGTCAGATGCCATTGTGCGAGATCGGAGGGGGAATGGAATTCGAATTGAAGAGGGAAAAGACAGGCCGTGACATGGCACTAGATATACGTCGGTTGGCAATGTCTTGGGCATACTTTACCGAGCGTATAGACCGTATATTAGACGCAATCGCTACGTGTTGCCTCTTGCTGATGATCGTCACGACCGGCGCTACCGAAACAAACGCTTGGTCTACGAGACATGTACATGCAAAGCATTAGCCTTAAGCCTATTGGACTACCAGTAATACGTAGCGTTTGTAGGATTGGCTGATCTTCTACACGGCCCTCTGGGTGCACCAAGAGAGCTCCTCGTCGGCACTGGGTATCTTCGGATCTGTGACTTCCGGTAGTCAGCCGAGGCCGGCAACGTCTTCTTCCGCATTCCCTCTTCGAAAAACAACGAAGCAGACCCGCTAAGTGCTGAACGCCTGAGTTATTGATAGTTTGCGCGACCCATCACGTTGCGTTTCCAAGACAATACTGACCACTAGTTATACTATCGTTGTGCGCATACAGTACGGTCATCATCTAGGCTCGGTAACACCAGCAATACACATCTCTAACAAGATCACACCGAAGTATGGCCAAGCGAGGATGTCGTACTCAAACACCTGCATTCAGCACCAGCAGAAGTCTCAAGGAGCTAACGACGCTACCCGGGTATCAATGTCCGGACAACCCGCTCAATACGAGCACACCTTGGCTGCCTCCATGCTGAGATGGCAATAATAGGGCCGGGTTCGTATCTTTTCGCCGCAACCGAGCTGGGCGTTGTATCGCTAATGGACCTGAGTGCGACGTACAATGACGAGCGCAGATTGAGATGGACACAACAACGGCTCGCTTGGAATGGCTGCAGACGAGTGATGTAAAAATGATAACGCGGAGATATGACCGTTTTCCAAGAGACCTGAGTAACACCAGATCAGCAGCCACTTTCCA is a window from the Pyrenophora tritici-repentis strain M4 chromosome 7, whole genome shotgun sequence genome containing:
- a CDS encoding CypX, Cytochrome P450, which produces MASDATESTSVFTFYHIATAVITYWVCTTIYGFVTAPRPPNSLPWVGYGKSWIADLRNFIAVTESKYWVSQGYEKYSRKGNAFVLPSTLGMPAEIVLPPDQLRWMFDQPDNVLSSQAAHYDLLRGDYSFVDPAIITDSYHAHVIHKHLVKNLNAIIPGLAKDATDSVRNIYGTDTQEWKKLDLLQSFIDMIPLLTNHLLVGETICYDQRFLDAILGFTEDVIRNSAILLVVPDFLHPIIGPLLSLAPKYHYWLSSKFTLPLVKQRISEIEKKDSGDPEYKDWQEPNDFITWCYRTAKQEGRHEEMQPDRIAKRILPLNFASIHTTALTAYDILSQIISAGSDVVYKLREEAYRVLQEEGGWTKQGLNRMYKMDSAIRESQRIAPLSATFSDRKVVAKQGVIIPDGTHVEYGNTISCPWAQMAVEPNFTDNPNVYDAFRYSREREAYEAMSAEEKRNVDVLKMKQRGMVATSTQHLPFGHGRHACPGRFFVAYELKILFAELLLNYHIKPFAQPPEKMWVVRTMVPRPTTIEVRRRESMWTPEAEN